The nucleotide window ACGACTTCGTCGTCCGCCACACCCCGTACCGCCATCGCGGTGAACTCCTTCGCCGCCGCCTGGGTCAGCAGGGACCGACCGGCCAGCGTGGCGGTGAGGGCGGCGACGCGCGCGTCGAGGGCGGGGGCGTCCCAGACCTCGTCGACGAGTCCGGTCCGCAGGGCGCGCTGCGCGTCGATCAACTCGGCGGAGAACAGCAGGTACTTGGCGGTCGACGGCCCGACCAGGCCGACCAGGCGGCGGGTGGTGGAGGCCGGGTAGACGATGCCGAGTCTGGCCGGGGTGACCCCGAATCGCGCGTCGGCGGCGGCCAGCCGCAGGTCGCAGGCGGCGGCGAGCTGGCAGCCGCCGCCCACGCAGTAGCCGCGGACCACGGCCACCGTCGGCTTGGGAAAGGCGGCCAGCGCCTCCTCGGCCTCCACCGC belongs to Streptantibioticus cattleyicolor NRRL 8057 = DSM 46488 and includes:
- a CDS encoding enoyl-CoA hydratase/isomerase family protein, with amino-acid sequence MTEPGLLTAQDGATAVVTISNPAKRNAMTLTMWRELPPLLERLAADRSVRVLVLTGEGGTFCAGADIAGLRDGGDGAQHAAVEAEEALAAFPKPTVAVVRGYCVGGGCQLAAACDLRLAAADARFGVTPARLGIVYPASTTRRLVGLVGPSTAKYLLFSAELIDAQRALRTGLVDEVWDAPALDARVAALTATLAGRSLLTQAAAKEFTAMAVRGVADDEVVRRWREHARLSDDRTEGVTAFLERRPPHFTWPS